AAGTTCGATTACGGAAATCAAAGATTTCCTATCTCACTTATGCGGAATGGAATACTTTATGACAGAGCTGCCGCTGGACTCCAGCTCAATGACGCGATGGCGCAAGAGGACCGGTCCCAAAGGTTTTGAAACGATGCTCAAAGAAAGCCTTGAGACGGCGATGCGCATGTGAAATGCCTTAAACCGAAAGACCTTGGCTGTGTCATCGTCGACACGACGGTACAGGAAAACGGCATAACATTTCCTACGGACCCCAAGCTCTACGCCAAGGGCATAGAATTATTGGTACGCGAGGCGAAACGAGCTGGAATGAAACTCAAACGGACCTACGCCAGGACGGTGCCTGCCCTTCAGCGCGCGAGCTGCAGGAATTTCCTGAAAGGCCGGATCGGAGATGAAATCAACGCTCTGATGGCAAGCTTTGCCCATAACCGGAAAAAGACCCTGAACCGCCTCAGGATTTTTGTTCAAATTTATCTAAAGGCAGAAAACCCGGCGTATACACATTTTGTAACATCACAGGAAATGAGAAAAATATATAAACTTACAAAAACAGAATAGACAGTGGTGTAGGTGGCAGTACGGGTAGGGGTAGGTAGTGTAGGTGTAGGGGGTACTCAAGTCGGGGATGCGGACATTTTTCCGGACCGATTTATGCTGCATAACAATGCTTCCGATTTAATAAAATTTGTGATTTCGGGGTGTTTCAGTATGAAATACCCCAACGCTTTACCACAATCTTTGATGGGGACGGTCCACTTCTTAGATGCCTCGAGTATACCCAATGTAATTATCTTGAGGGCCGACTCGTCGCTGGGGAAGATACGCCGATTGCGTGTCAGCTTACGAAGCGACATGTTGAGCGACTCTATCGTATTGGTCGTATAGATGATGTTCCGTATTTCGGCAGGGTAACTGAATATTGTGTTAAGATTTCCCCATTTACTCTCCCATTGCCTTGGTATCAGCGGATATACGGAGCCCCACTTCTCTTTAAAGCACTGAAGCGCATCAAGGCCAGCTGCTTCTGTCGGGGCGTTGTAGATGCTCTTCAGGTCATGCGATACAGTCAGAAGGCGGTCCCTTCGTTTTCCGTTATCCAGGCGCCGAGCAGTTCTTTACGGCTTTCGCTGTTGAGCCCGAGCGCGATCTGCACTGCTTTGTTGATGACTTTGCGGTCGCTGTGTATCTTTACCACCACAGCGTCAAGCCAGACTATGGGGTACATTGGGTCCAGCATCCTGTTTTGCCACTGCCGGGCGTCGTCCTCCATTGCTCCGGCAATTTCGGCCACAAGCGTCGCTGAGACGTCTACGCTGTAGAGCTCTTTGATCGTCGAGGATGTCGCGTGTGGTCATGCCTTTAGCGTAAAGGGCCATTACCGCCTTATCCAGAGGCCCGATTCGATGCTGCCGCTTGGGGACGATTTGAGGTTGGAATGTGCTTTTGCGATCGCGAGGGGTCTCTATCTTTATTTCTCCGAAGTCTCCCTTCACTGTTTTGCACCCTTTGCCGTTGCGGGAATTCCCTGATTCTCGGCCGCTTTCCGGGTTGTATTCATCGTCAAGATGGTAGTCCATCTCGGCGTCCATTATCCGTTCGATTGCGCGTTTGGTAAGCTGTTTTAGGATCCCATCTTCTCCAAGCAGGTCGCTCGGTTCCTTGTAATCTTTCAGCAGCTCGTCGATAAGTGCATCGCTTATCTTGTTCGGCTGTTCCTCTGTGTTTACTTTGCTCGTTTTCATATCTGTGCAAGGTCTCCTATCTTCTGGTAATTTGTTGTCCAGCGTATTGTCATTTTGCGTTGGCCCTTAACGGAGGCCTTACACAGATTATCTCACAGAAGAAATTGGTTGGTATATCTTTCTATGAATCAGCGTTTCCCTAGAGGTATGAGGCTATACCTCGCTTTGCCGTACTGCGTTAATGAAATGCCGATCGCGCTCTTTCTGCGTGTATAATAGACATTATGTGGAATAATATCTTATCGTGGACAGGGGCGGAGTTATGCGGGAAGAAACTTACAGCGCCGGGATGGTCTCTAAACCTTTCTGGTATCTAGAATTCAATACGGCGGCGCAGCTTGCGGCCGAAGGCTGCGGCTGGGATGAGATAAAACGGCGTGCGCTCTGCGAGAACCTTTTCGGCGCGGCGAAACTCTATCGCGCCAAAGAAATTTTTAACGCCGTCAGCCGCCGCGTTCAAACGCTGGACGGCGTGCTGCTTGCGCTCTTCTGCGAATCTGGGCTGCCTGTTAAAAAGACCTTAGCGCTCTGCGCCGTCATGCGGACGGACCGGCTCTTCTTTGAATTTGTAAACGAGGTCTATCGCGGCAAGCTCGAACTCGGCGAAGCTAAACTGCGCGACGTCTACATCAACGCATTCTTTACACAAAAGGCGGAGCAGGGCGAGCCTGTTGCATCATGGACCGACTATACTTTAAAGAAACTTGCTAACAGCTATAAAAATGTTCTCTTAGAGGCGGGCGCGCTGCGGCGCGGCAGCGACGGATATATACTGACTCCGCCGGTCCTTGCCGAACCGGCGCGGGCTCTGTTCCGGCAGCACGGCATGGGGCCTTGCGTCGCGGCACTTACGGGGGCGAAGTAAATGTCCAATACAGAACAGCGGCTTGACAGGCTCGAACAGGAGATAGCCAGCCCGCGCTTTCTTGAAAACAAAGGGCTGGGCAACGAGGTCCGCTATTACGTCTTTGACTACCCAGCGGCAGACGAGCTGGCCGTGCGCGCCCGCACCGCCGCCATACTGAAGAAGAACGCCGGCGGCGGCGCACCGTTTCGGATAGCCGCATTCGACTTATATGACCTGATTATGGACCTTCTTAACGAAAAAGGTCTGCTTGAAAAATGCTTTGAGATGGAGAAAACCAAGGGGCTGCCCTTTGTCGGCCATGCGATAGGCAGCGCGCTGCGCTTCTCGGGCGACAACAGCCCGGTCATACGGCGCATTCAGGAAAATACTCCGGACGGCGCGGTCGTCTTCCTCTCCGGCGTTGGAAAATGCTATCCTATCCTACGCTCGCACAAGATACTCAACGACCTTCATCAGGTGATGAACAAAGCGCCGGTCGTGCTCTTTTACCCGGGGCGATACGACGGGCAGGAGCTCGTCCTCTTTTCTGAGGCCGCAGCGAAGGACGACAACTATTACAGAGCTTTTAAGATCGTAGATTAAACGACAGAATAAAATCGGGAGGGACCGCGCATGCTGCTTAAAGATATGTTCGCAAAGCCGATAGACAGAGATATCCAAGGCGTCATTACGATTGGGCGTGAGGCCGATTCGAATGTCCGGCAGGAACTAGAGGAATATGTCGTGACGCGCGAGATGCAGAAACATTTCGCAGCTTTTTTCAGCAGTTATAAAAAGAGCCTGAACGAGAAGACTGACAGGACCGGCGTCTGGATATCGGGCTTCTTCGGAAGCGGTAAATCTCATTTTCTGAAAATGATCTCGTATATACTTGATAACAAAACAGCCGACGACAAGCGCGCGCTGGATTACTTCATCGACGGCAGTAAAATTGAAGACCCCATGGTGTTGGCCGACATGAAGCTCGCGGCCTCCGTCCCAAACGACGTTATCCTGTTCAATATAGACTCGAAGAGTGACGGCGGCTCCTCCGGTTCCAAAGATAAAATAACGGCGGTCTTCCTGCGCGTCTTCAACGAAAAACTTGGCTTCTGCCCTACCAACTCCATAGTCGCGCAGCTTGAGCGCGAGCTGACGGACAAAGGGCTTTACGGCGGATTCAAAGCCGCTTTTGCGCAGGCGAACGGCGCCGAGTGGCTGGAAGTGAGGGACGCCTTCTCTTTTTACCACGACGATATCGTCTCCGCGCTTGCCTCCATAGGCTTCATGACAGAAGAGGCCGCGCGTGCGTTTTGCGCCGGCGCAGATAACGACAGCGTGCCCGCCTCCGAGGATCTTGCCAGGCTCATCCAGAAATATCTCGATAAACAGGAACCAAACCGGCATATCGTCTTCCTCGCTGATGAAGTGGGCCAGTACATAGGTTCGGACGCGAAGCTTATGCTGAACCTGCAGACCCTCCAGGAAGACCTCGCTAAATACTGCGGCGGCCGCGCCTGGATAGTCGTAACCAGCCAGGAGGCGATAGACTCCATCGTACGGATCACAGGAGACGACTTCTCTAAGATACAGGGCCGCTTCGCCACACGCCTCTCGCTCTCATCCGCCAACGTTGACGAAGTGATACGCAGAAGGCTGCTTGTAAAAAACGCCCCCGCTGCGGAAACGCTCTCCGCGCTCTACGACGGCCGCGCAACTGTGATAAAGAACCTCATAACCTTTCGCGGAGAGGTTGAGCGCAAACTCTATGCTGGGCGCGGGGATTTCGCGGCGGTCTATCCTTTCGTTCCCTATCAGTTCGACCTGCTCGTCGACGTGCTGAAATCCATCCGCACGGAGGGCGCGGCGGGCCGTCATCTTGCAACCGGAGAGCGCTCCATGCTGGGGCTCTTCCAGGAATCGGCCGTACGCCTCAAAGAATGTACGGAAGGCGCGCTGGTCCCGTTCGATATGTTCTACGACGCGCTGGAACGTTTTCTTGACCATGGTATCCGCGTCGTCATAGCGCGCGCGTATGATAGCGGCATCGTCAATCCGCGCGGCGAAAAGGACTGCTTTGAAGTAAAAGTCCTCAAAACGCTCTTCATGGTGAAATACGTTCCCGGGTTTGTCGCCAATGTGGAAAACATAACCAGCCTTATGGTGACGAATATCGACGAAGATGGCCTCGCGCTGCGCGAAAGGGTACAGGCGGCGCTCGACCTGCTTTGCGGACAGATGTTTGTCCACAGGGCCGCCGACAGGTACATCTTCCGGACGGACGAAGAACAGGAAGTCGACCGCGAGATAGACGGACAGGACGTGCAGATCGCGGAAGTCACCGCCGTCATATCGTCCCTCATTTTTGAAGATATCTATCAGGACCGCAAATATAAGCTGCCGCGCCTCAATAACCGTTATGCCTTTGGATTCAACCAGTTCGTCGACGAACGGCCGCATCGCGCCGCGCAGAACAACGACATCGGCCTGCGCGTGCTGACGCCGGATTGGAGCGGCAGCCGCGATCCCGGCGTCCTCGCCCTGCGCTCCATGAAAGAGGTCATAGTGCTGCTGCCTGACGACGCCGCCTTCGCAAATGAGATACAGAAGGCGCTGAAGATCGAAAAATATCTGCGCCTCAATGTACATTCAAAGGCGCTCGTCAACTATGACAATATCAGCCGTGAAAAATCCGCCGAAATGCAGGACTGCAGGGCAAGCGCTGCGGCCTATCTGAAACAGGTGCTCTCAGATTCCGCCGTATTCGTCAACGGCAGCGAGCTGAAGCTTGGCGAGAGCGACCCCGTAAGAAAGATGAACGCGGCGATGGAGCGCCTTGTGGAGACGATGTACAGCAAGCTGGGCTACATAGACGCGCCTAAGGGCGAGGCCGACATCATCGCAATGCTGCGCGCAGAAGACAAACAGACCTCTGTGCTCGGTGAAGGCGAAACGTCGAACCACCTGGCGCTGGCCGATCTGCTGGACTTCATAGAAAACGAGACCATCAGCCATAGGCGCACATCGCTGAAAACAGCAGCGGACCGCTTTATGAAGCCGCCGTACGGATTCGTGCCGGACGACGCCGCGTGGCTTGCGGCGAAGCTATTCAAAGACGGCGCCATATCGCTCTATATAAACGGCGCGCAGATCACGGCGGGCAGCAAAACGCCGCAGGAGCTGGCCGCCATGCTGACAAAATCGGCCTTCGCTGAAAAGCTGCTGATGGAAAAACGCGAAAAAGCAAGCGACAAACAACTGCGGGCAATCAAAGAGGTAATGAAGGAGCTCTTCAGCGTCACGGAACTGCCGCAGTCCGAAGACAGGCTGCTCGCAGATTTCCGCACGCAGGCCGATAGGCTGCGGCTCAGCGAGATCGCGGAATTTCTGAAAGACACGCGCAGAGACGCCGGTCTTCCGGGCAGGGAAATACTTGAAGCCGGCGAAAAGCTGCTTATAGACCTCCGCCGCGTCACAAGCACCTCGCAGCTCTTTGCGCTGATAGAGAAAGAAAAAGACGCGCTGCTGGAATTTGCCGAAGACTACGAACCGATAAAGAATTTCTACAGCGGCGCGCAAAAAGATATATTCCTGCGCGCAATGCGTATATCCAGGCTTTGCGCTGATGCCGGC
The window above is part of the Cloacibacillus evryensis DSM 19522 genome. Proteins encoded here:
- a CDS encoding DUF1788 domain-containing protein, with translation MSNTEQRLDRLEQEIASPRFLENKGLGNEVRYYVFDYPAADELAVRARTAAILKKNAGGGAPFRIAAFDLYDLIMDLLNEKGLLEKCFEMEKTKGLPFVGHAIGSALRFSGDNSPVIRRIQENTPDGAVVFLSGVGKCYPILRSHKILNDLHQVMNKAPVVLFYPGRYDGQELVLFSEAAAKDDNYYRAFKIVD
- a CDS encoding DUF1819 family protein, whose translation is MREETYSAGMVSKPFWYLEFNTAAQLAAEGCGWDEIKRRALCENLFGAAKLYRAKEIFNAVSRRVQTLDGVLLALFCESGLPVKKTLALCAVMRTDRLFFEFVNEVYRGKLELGEAKLRDVYINAFFTQKAEQGEPVASWTDYTLKKLANSYKNVLLEAGALRRGSDGYILTPPVLAEPARALFRQHGMGPCVAALTGAK
- the brxC gene encoding BREX system P-loop protein BrxC, which produces MLLKDMFAKPIDRDIQGVITIGREADSNVRQELEEYVVTREMQKHFAAFFSSYKKSLNEKTDRTGVWISGFFGSGKSHFLKMISYILDNKTADDKRALDYFIDGSKIEDPMVLADMKLAASVPNDVILFNIDSKSDGGSSGSKDKITAVFLRVFNEKLGFCPTNSIVAQLERELTDKGLYGGFKAAFAQANGAEWLEVRDAFSFYHDDIVSALASIGFMTEEAARAFCAGADNDSVPASEDLARLIQKYLDKQEPNRHIVFLADEVGQYIGSDAKLMLNLQTLQEDLAKYCGGRAWIVVTSQEAIDSIVRITGDDFSKIQGRFATRLSLSSANVDEVIRRRLLVKNAPAAETLSALYDGRATVIKNLITFRGEVERKLYAGRGDFAAVYPFVPYQFDLLVDVLKSIRTEGAAGRHLATGERSMLGLFQESAVRLKECTEGALVPFDMFYDALERFLDHGIRVVIARAYDSGIVNPRGEKDCFEVKVLKTLFMVKYVPGFVANVENITSLMVTNIDEDGLALRERVQAALDLLCGQMFVHRAADRYIFRTDEEQEVDREIDGQDVQIAEVTAVISSLIFEDIYQDRKYKLPRLNNRYAFGFNQFVDERPHRAAQNNDIGLRVLTPDWSGSRDPGVLALRSMKEVIVLLPDDAAFANEIQKALKIEKYLRLNVHSKALVNYDNISREKSAEMQDCRASAAAYLKQVLSDSAVFVNGSELKLGESDPVRKMNAAMERLVETMYSKLGYIDAPKGEADIIAMLRAEDKQTSVLGEGETSNHLALADLLDFIENETISHRRTSLKTAADRFMKPPYGFVPDDAAWLAAKLFKDGAISLYINGAQITAGSKTPQELAAMLTKSAFAEKLLMEKREKASDKQLRAIKEVMKELFSVTELPQSEDRLLADFRTQADRLRLSEIAEFLKDTRRDAGLPGREILEAGEKLLIDLRRVTSTSQLFALIEKEKDALLEFAEDYEPIKNFYSGAQKDIFLRAMRISRLCADAGTFASQEPELKAAASQINDIISRNAPYGEVYKLSELIERCRKSYGKMLEEMRAPILSELAQSQENTRRALAAGGPYSEGLRSAFEGSYNMLKKKISECAGIPLLLTHRAEIMNVERELARRIKMESDNNAEKLKAIGAKPTAPQHTDNAPEPPDENTPSRTASPKQVSLKWAQLGLGSTWRINSAADVENRVAALREKLMKELEQEGCAEITVSFED
- a CDS encoding transposase is translated as MDNGKRRDRLLTVSHDLKSIYNAPTEAAGLDALQCFKEKWGSVYPLIPRQWESKWGNLNTIFSYPAEIRNIIYTTNTIESLNMSLRKLTRNRRIFPSDESALKIITLGILEASKKWTVPIKDCGKALGYFILKHPEITNFIKSEALLCSINRSGKMSASPT